CCGCCGGTCGGGTCGCTGCTGGGCGAGGTACTGCTGCCGCCCGAGTCGCTGCTGGGTGAGGTGCTGCTGCTTGCCGACTCGCCGTCGGCCAGGCCGCCGAGCACCGCTTCCGCCGCCCGGCCGGGGGCCGGTTCCCCGAACTCGCCGCAGGCCACTTCCACCGCGAGGGCCTGCAGCCGCAGGTTTTCCCCTGCCCACACCGCGAAGCCCTGCTCGACCAGCTCCTCCGTCGCCGCCCCGAACGAGGCACGATCCCCCGCCACCCGCGCCACCTCCGGCGGGATCGGTGCCGGTGCCAGTACCGCGCCCAGCCGCAGCAGCTCCCGGGCCGGCCGGCCGAGCCGGACGAGCACGTCGCGGATCGCGTGGGGTGCCGTGTCCGGCAGCGCGTCCGGCGACGAGCCGGGCCGGTGCCGTGTGGTGAACGCCGTCGCCCGCAGCGTCATCGGATGGCCGCCGCAGCGGGCGACGAACCGGGCGTCCGGTGACCCGAGCAGCCGCAGGCCCTCCTCGAGCGGGAGACCCGGCACGTCCACCGTCGCCGTGGGCCGGCCGGTGCCTCGGCCGGTGAGCAGCGTGCGGACCCGGCCGGCCGGCAGCACGACCCGCTCGAGGACCGCCGGTGGCAGCCCGGCCGGGACGTCGTCGACCAGCACCAGCACCCGCTCGCCCGCGGCCTCGATCGCGCGCGCCAGCCGCGCGCGCAACCGGTCGAAGCCGAGCCCGGACGTGCCCGCCGCCGTCGCGAGGGCGAGGTGGAACTGGGGGAGGAAGTCGTCCGGGTCGAGGTGGCCGAACGGGCCCGTCCGCAGCACCCGGCCCCCGAACCGGCCGAAGAGGCACGCGTACTGCTCGGCCAGCGTCGTCTTGCCGATGCCCGCCGGCCCGCCGAGCAGCACCGCCCGGCTCGCGACGAGCTCCCGGTGGACCGGCCACAACGAGGAAAGCCCGGGCCCCAGGGCGACCGCGGACCGAACCCGCCGGAGGAGCTCCGGCGGCGATTCTTCCGCGACGATCGGCAGAACGCGGTCCGTGCGCAGACCGGGCGGGAAATCGGCGAGCAGGACGCGGGACGCCGCCAGTTCCCGCGCGCTCATGTCGAAATCGTCGAAGGGATGACCGCGGAAAACGCGCAGCCCGCCGGCTCGCAACGCTTTCTCCACCCGGTCCGCCGCCGCGGAACACAGGAAGACGTCGAACCGGTCGGCGGCCGTCACGGGCGTCCCGGTGGCGTTCAATGGGTGATCATGGCTTCGGTTCCTGACAGTCGGGTCGAGTCACGCGCCAAGGATCGGAACGGAGCCGGAATTCGCTACCGGACACCCCGGAACGGCAGGATCTGTCCACTATCTGACCCGTGTGCCGGGGATGACCGCCGGGTAACGCCACTGGGCCGTTTCTGGTTAACGGACAATATCTGGACAAGAACCACGCTGGTGCAACGTTGCTGGTCAGCGCCTCGATTACTCCGGTTGTCGGACCGGGAATCGTGGGATGCGAACAGGAGAATCGTCCCAGGACCAGTGTGGTCTTTTGTGGGCGACGGGTTACCCGAGAGCGGTCCGGTGGACGATGCGAGGAGGGAAACCCGTGGACACCATGACGGCGGAGACGGCGGTCGAAGGCTACGTCGTGCTCGACGAGCTACCGCGTCCGGACGGCAAGCTGACGAAGGAGCAGCTCGACCCGGTCGTGGCGGCCGCGCGCGCCGGCGACCCGGACGCGGTGCAGGCGCTGCTGCGGCTGATCAAGCCGACGGTCGTGCGCTACTGCCGCGCCCGGATCGGCGGGCGCGACCTGTCGTACCTGTCGGCCGACGACGTCGCGCAGGAGGTCTGCCTGGCGGTGCTGAAGGTGCTGCCGGGCTACCAGGACCGCGGCGGCTCGTTCCTGTACCTCGTGCGCGCCATCGCCGCGAACAAGGTCGCCGACGCGTTCCGCTCGGTCGCGCGGGACCGGTCCAAGCCCGTGCCGGAGCTGCCGGACCGGCCACTGGGCGGCAACGAGCCGGAGAGCTACGTGCTGGAGATGGACCTCGGGGCGCGGCTGGGGCGGCTGATGGCGTCGCTGCCGCCGCTGCACCAGGAGATCCTCTCGCTGCGGATCGTCGTCGGCCTCTCGGCGAACGAGACCGCGGAGGCGCTGGGCATCTCCGCGGGCAACGTCCGCATCACCCAGTACCGCGCGCTGACGAAGCTGCGCGCCATGATCCCCGACGGCGGGCTCTGAGCGTCACTCCAGCCATTCGGTGATGAAGTGATCGCTTTCGTGGATGTGCACGGCCTCGTAGACTCCGGGGCCGAGCACGGCGAACTTGTGCGGGGTGCCGGCCGGGACGACCAGCACGTCCCCGGCGCCGCCGTCGCGTTCGGAGTCGCCGACGGTGAACCGGGCCCGCCCCCGGATGATGACGAACGTTTCGGGGTAGGGGTGCCGGTGCAGGCGCGGCCCGGAGCCGACGACGTCGGTGCTTTCGCGGATGACCGAGATCCCGGACCCGACGTCGCGTCCTTCGAAGTTCTCGCTGTCGCTCACCCGGCCAGCGTAGCGCCGGAAAACTCCGCCGTGAGCGGTTCGGTGCAGACGCCGAACGAGCCCCGCCGGCGCCGGTCAGCCCCCGACGACCTTCCGCAGCTGGCTGAGCGCCCGGTGCTGGGCGACCCGGACCGCACCCGGCGTCGACCCGACCCTCTCCGCCGTCTCCTCCGCCGACATGCCGACCGCCACGCGCAGCACCACGATCTCCCGCTGCTTCTCCGGCAGGACCTGCAGCAGCTTCGCCATGCGCTCGCCCAGTTCGCGGCGCAGCGCGTGGCGCTCCGGGTCCAGTGAGGTGTCGATCTCCTCGGGCAGCTCGGCGACCGGCTCGTCCCACACCCGCGCCGCCGCCTTGCGGGCCGCCTCGACCTTGTGCCGGGCGATGCCGCAGACGAAGTTCGGGAACGGGCGGTCCGGCGGCCGGCCGGGCAGCGCCTTGAACAGCGCGACGCAGACGTCCTGCGCGACGTCGTCGGCCGACTCCGCGTCGAGGCGGGCGCGGCAGTACCGCACCACCGATGGCCGCGCCGCGGCCAGCAAGCGATGCGGGGCTTCTTCAACCGTGGTCATGGGTCCCCTCCCTCCGGGAGGGGAACTACCCGTTTTCCCCCGGAACCGACCCGGCCCGGGCGGATTCCCCGCTATGTCCGGGAAATCCGTGCCGGTGACGTCGATCCCGAGGCCGGCGCGACGGATGACCATCGGCGTGCCACGCCGGGCGCATGACCGTCGGCCTGCCCCCGTCCGGCGGGGGTTCCTCAGTCCGGCGTGACCGTGCGGTGGTGGCCGAACACCCGCCGTTCCCGCCGTGTCACGCTCGCCATCACGGCGGAGCGCGCCGGGGTGCTCGTCGCCTCCCGGTACTCCGGCGTGCCGAACAACCCCACGTCCGAGAGCTCGTGGAACGCCAGCAGCGCCGGGCCGTCGCCTTCGGCCAGCCGGTAGCGGCGGGTGCGGTACCAGCCCGGCAGCCGGTGCAGCAGCGGGACGTGCTCCTCGCGGTACCAGGCGTCGAGGCCGGGCTCGTCGTCCGTGGACAGCGCGACGCACACGACGACCGGCGCGGCGGGCACGACGGTCCCGGTGTCGTCGACCTGCGAGTAGACCCGGCGGTCCAGCGTCGCCAGCCGCCGGACGACGTCCTGCTCGCGCGGGCTGCGGCGGCGCGCCACCTCGTAGGCGGGGCTGCGCAGCGCGTCGGTGTCCAGCTCGTACCAGGCCAGCCACGCCGGCACCGCGCCGTCGAGCGCCCGGTAGCGGTGGCCGGTGCGGATGCCGGGGACGCGCAGGCGGGCCGGGGCGTGCTCGTGGTCGTACCAGTCGTGGAACTCCGCTTCGGGCACCTCGCCCGGCTCGGCGAACACGAACAGTAGTCCTTCGGTCATCGGGTAGTGTCCTGGGAAAGCGAGGAGGGGCAGTGTCGCGCGAGGACCCGGACGTCATCGACTCGGTGGAGAAGGCGTTGCGCCTGCTGCAGAGCTTCTCCGGTGAGGCACCGGCGATGAGCGTCAGCGAGGCCGCCGCGGCCACCGGCCTGACCCGCGCCACGGCGCGCCGGCTCCTGCTGACCTTCGAACGGCTCGGGTTCGCCGAGACCGACGGCCGCCGCTTCCGGCTCACCGCCCGCGTCCTGCGGCTCGGCTACGGCTACCTGGCCGCGCTGCCGTTCTGGGAACACGCCCAGTCGCACATGCGCGCCCTCTCCGACGAGGTCCGCGAGTCCAGCTCGCTCGCCACGCTCGACGGCGGCGAGATCGTCTACGTCGCCCGCGTGCCCGCGTCGCGGATGATGACGATCACCTTCAACGTCGGCTCGCGGCTGCCCGCCTACCCGACGTCGATGGGCCGCGTGCTGCTCGCCGCCCTGCCGGCGGCCGATCTGGAGTCCTATTTGGACCGTACCGAGCTGAAGCGGCTCACGGCGAACACCATCACCGACCGCGCCGCCCTCGAGGCCGAGCTGGCGCGGGTCGCCGAGCAGGGGTACGCGCTGGTGGACGGCGAACGCGAGGAGGGCGTCCGGTCGGCCGCCGCGCCGGTCCGCAACGCCGGCGGCGGGGTGATCGCCGCGCTCAACGTGTCGGCCAACGCCGCGCGCGTCTCCGTCGAGAAGCTGCGCGCGGAGTTCGTGCCCCGGCTGCTCGAAACGGCCGACGCGATCACCAAGGACATCGCGGGCCTGCACTAGGACCCGAACCCGAAGCAGCGGACGGGATTCTCGACCAGCAACCGGTGCCGGTCCGCCTCGGTGAAGGAAGCCAGCACGGTCACCAGGTCGGCGTCGTCGGGATCGAACCCGTGGGTGTTCGGGTGCGGGAAGTCGGTGCCCCACAGGACGCGCTCGGGCGCGTGCGCGGTCAGCAGGTGCATCAGGGCGGCGGAGTCGGCCAGCGACGGCGGCGACGTCGCGATCCGGTCCGCGCCGCTCAGCTTGACCCAGACGTCCCCGCTGTCGAGCAGCCGCCGCAGCGCCGTCACCGCGGCGCTTTCGAGCCCCTCGCGCAGGTCGACGCGGGCCATGTGGTCGACCACGACGGTCAGCCCGAGCCCGTGCACCAGCTCCTCGTGCTCGGCGATGCCGGTCCCGGCCACGTGCAGCGCGATGTGCCAGCCGTGCGGCGCGATCTTGGCGACGATCGCACGGATCGTCTCCGCCGACGGCGCCGGGCCGAGGTGCGGCATGAAGTGCAGCCGCGCGCCGCGGACCCCGGCTTCGTGCAGCCGGGCGATCTCGGCGTCCGGCGTTTCCGGCGTCACGAGCGCGACACCGCGGTGGTCGCCGGAGGCGAGGGCGTCCAGCAACGCCGAGTGGTCCGTGCCGTGGCACGCCGACTGGACGATCACCGCCCGCTCGAAGCCGAAGGACCGGTGCAGGCGCTGGAGATCCTCCTTCGGCGCCTCGGGCGGGGTGAACGTCCGGTCCGGCGCGTAGGGGAAGCGGTCCGTGGGCCCGAAGACGTGGCAGTGCGCGTCGCAGCTGCCCGGCGGCAGGATCATCAGTCGCACCTCGCCGTCATGCCGCCGTCGACCACGAGCTCGGTCCCGGTGACGAACCGCGCCTCGTCGGAGGCCAGGAACAGCGCGGCGTACGCGGTGTCCCGCCCGTCGCCGGCGAACCCGAGCGGGATCCGGGCCTGCCGCCGCGCCAGCAGCGCCTCGACGTCGCCGCCTTCGCGCTGGTTCGCCAGCCGCGTCTCGACCATCGGCGTGTGCAGCTGCCCGGGGACGACGGTGTTCGCGCGGATCCCGTCGGGCGCGTGCTGCACCGCGAGCACCCGCGACAGCTGGATGACGCCCGCCTTCGCCGACGCGTACCCGACCTGGGCCGAGCCGGTCCACCGGATCCCCGACGTCGACGCGGTGTTCACAATGGACCCGCCGCCCTGCTCCCGCATCACCGGGATGACGTGCCGGCAGGTGAGGTAGACGCTGGTGAGGTTGTAGTCCAGCTGCGCGGCCCAGTCCTCTTCGGACAGCTCGGCGGGACCGCCGGGGCGGGAGCCGCCGACGTTGTTCACCAGGATGTCGACCCGCCCGAACGTCTCCCGGCACGCCGCGACCGCACCGGCGACCGACGCGCTGTCGGTGACGTCGCAGGTGTGCGTGTGGACGGTGCCGCCTTCGTCGCCGATCAGGGCGACGGTCTCGGTGAGGGCGTCCGGCTTCAGGTCCACAGCGAACACCTTCGCACCTTCACGCGCGAACAGCACCGCGGCGGCGCGCCCGTTGCCCCAGCCGGGCCCGACGCTGCCCGCACCGGTGATCAGCGCGACCTTGCCCGCCAGCCGCCCGGTCATTCCCGCCCCACCTCCAGGGCGACGAGGAACCGCGAAACCATGTTGTACGCGGCGACCGTCACGCTCAGCTCCACGACCTGCTGCTCGTCGAAGTGCGCCGCCAGCGCCTCGAAGACCGGCTGCTCGACGGCGATCTTCTCGGTCATGGCGTCGGTGTAGGCGAGCGCGGCGCGCTGCCGGTCGTCCAACGCGGACGGATCGCCGCCGCGCAGCGCCGCGAGCTGGTCGTCGGTCATCCCGGCGTCCCGGGCGACGGGCTCGTGCGCCGTCCACTCGTAGGCCGCGCCGTTGAGCTCGGCGACGCGCAGGACGGCGAGCTCACGGACGTCCGCGGGCAGGGTCGAGGCGCCGCGGACCGCGCCGAGCAGGCTGTTCCAGCCGTCGGCGAGGGCCGGGCTGTGCAGCAGCACGCCGTCCAGCGGGGTGAGCCGCCCGCCGCGCCGCTGCCGGATGCGGTCGGCGACTTCGCCGCCGTCGTGCACGTAGCCGAGCCTGGCCAAGGTGTCTCCCTTCTCAGACCGCGACGGACTTCGCGGGTTCGATGGTGGTGGGTCCGGGGGTTTCCCCGGCCAGTACCGCGCGGGCCCGGGCGAGGTCGAGCACGCCTTCCCAGCGGCTCACCACGATGCTGCCGAGCAGCTGCCCGCACAGGCTGACGATGCCGCGCATGGTGGACAGGAACCGGTCGACGCCGAGCACGAGCATGATGCCCGCGACCGGGACGACGCCGGTGGTGGAGAGCGTGGCCGCGAGGATGACGAAGCCGGCGCCCGCCACCCCGGCACTGCCCTTCGAGGTGATCATGAAGACCGCGAGCAGCGCGATCTGCTGCCACAGCGACAGGTTCACGTCGAAGGCCTGGGCGATGTAGAGGGATGCGAAGCCGAGGTAGAGGCAGACGCCGTCGCCGTTGAAGGCGTAGCCCGACGGCACGACCAGCCCGACGATCCGTTGGGGGCAGCCCAGGTTCTCCAGCTTCTTCATCAGCTGCGGCATCACGACCTCGTAGTTCGCGGTGCCGAGCGTGATCAGCAGCTCGTCCTTGAAGTACCGGTACAGGCGCAGGACCCGGATCCCGCAGAGCCGGGCGACCGCGCCGAAGACCAGCAGGCAGAACAGGATCCCGGTGGCCCAGAACAGCAGCACGACGCCGCCGAGGCTGGCCAGGGTGGCCGCGCCGAACTTGCCGGTGGTGTAGGCCATCGCGCCGAACGCGCCGAGCGGGGCCAGGTACATCACCAGCCGCACGATGCCGAACGTCGCTTCGCCGACGCGCTCGATCCCGCGCAGCAGCGGCGCGCCGCGTTCGCCGAGCGCCTTCACCGCGACCGCGAACAGGATCGAGATCAGCAGCACCTGCAGGACGTTGCCCTCGGTGAACGCGCTGACCACGGTCTTCGGGATCACGTTGATCAGGAAGTCGTACCAGTGCTGGGACTCCCCGGTCCGGACGTACTGCTGCGCGCTGCCGGAGAGCTTCAGCACGGCCGGGTCGGCGTGGATGCCGGCGCCGGGGCGCAGCACGTCCATCACGACCAGCCCGATGAGCAGCGCGATCGTGGTCAGCACCTCGAAGTAGACGAGGGCCTTGACCCCGACCCGGCCGACGCTGGCCAGCTCGCCCGCCGACGCGATGCCGGTGACGATCGTGCAGAACACCACCGGGGCGATGAGCATCTGGATGAGCGCGATGAACCCGGTGCCGACCGGCTGGAGGGCGGCGCCGACGCCGGGCGCGGCGAAGCCGAGCGCCGCTCCGAGCACGATCGCGACCAGCACGGTGACGTAGAGCTTGGTGGTGAAGGCACTGCGCAGGATCGATCGCGTCGACATCGTCGTCTCCGTCTGTTCGTCTGGCGTACATTTGCGCGACTGACGAACATATCCTGGGTGAAGAAGTCCCTCGGGTCAACCCCCGCGCGGTACGCCACGCGGACAGCTGTCCGGTTGGCTAGGCTGGGGCGGTGACCCCCATGCGAGCCGACGCCGAGCAGAACCGGGAGCGGATCCTCGAGGTCGCGCGCACGGCGCTCAAGGCGTCGAGTGCCGCCACGCTGCAGTCGATCGCGAAGGCGGCCGGCGTCGGCCAGGGCACGCTCTACCGTCATTTCCCCAGCCGGGAAGCGCTCTTGCTGGCCGTCTACCGGCACGACGTCGGCGAGTTGATCGACGCGGCGCCGTCACTGCTGGCCGAACACCCGCCGGCCGAGGCGCTCCGGCGGTGGTTCGAGCGGCTGGCGGCCTACGGCCGGATCAAGCACGGCGTCGGCGAGGCCGTCGAAGCCGCGACGCGTGCCGACCTCTCGAGTGAGTACTACGAGCCGGTGTGCGCGGCGATCACGCTGCTGCTGGACGCGGGGAAGCGGGCGGGGACCCTGCGGCCGGACGTCGACGCCGAAGAAATCCTGCAGCTCGTGGGTTTTCTCTGGCGTTCCGATTTCGGGGCGGACCGGGAAGCGCGCACCGCGCATTTGCTGACGCTGGTAATGGACGGCCTGAAAGCGCAGTAGTGGTGCGATCGACCCCATTCCGGCGCACGGGTCAGAGTTCCTGCTGCCGGAACGCGTCCAGTACGCGGCGCTCCCTTTTGGTCGGCCGGCCCGCGCCGCGGTCGCGCCGGGCGACCGGGATCGCGGTCTCCGGCGGCGGCTTCGGCGTCCGGTCCACGAAGCACGTCGCCGCGTCCGGTGCGCCCACGCGTTTCTGGATCACCCGTACCACGTCGAGGATCCTGGTCGTCCCGCCGATGCGCAGGCGGACCTCGTCGCCCGGCACCACGGTGGTCGCGGGCTTGGCCGGCTTGTCGTTGACGCGCACGTGACCGCCCCGGCACGCCGCTGCGGCGTCCGGGCGGGTCTTGGTCAGCCGGACCGCCCAGAGCCAGCGGTCCACTCGGGTCGACTCCACAGTCGTCCATCATGGCCCATTCAGCGGAATCCTCGCGCAACCCCGGGAGGTTACTCGCGGGTATATGTCGACTTGTCTGCATCGCTGAGTTATAACCTGTTCTAATATACCTCAACGGTGAGGACCATCACATGCGTGACGAACCCGTATGGAGAACAGCTTCTGGCACAGTTTCCCGTCGTCTTTTCATTGCAGGAACTGGTTCTATCTTGGCGGCCACGGCCGTAGGGGGTCGGGCAGCCGCCGCGACGTCGTCCGCCACCATCGCGGACGCGGCCCGCGTGCCCGCGCTGGTGATCGGCTCGGGCTACGGCGGCTCGGTCGCCGCGCTGCGGCTCGCCCAGGCCGGCATCGACGTGCAGCTGGTCGAAATGGGCATGGCCTGGGACACGCCCGGCTCGGACGGCAAGATCTTCGCCAACACGACCAGCCCGGACCAGCGCTCCTTCTGGCTGCGCACCAGGACGAAGCAGCCGCTGTCCAACTTCCTCGGGTTCCCCATCGACAAGGACATCCCGAAGTACACCGGCATCCTCGACGCGGAGGAGTTCGGCGGGATCATCGTGTACCAGGGCCGCGGCGTCGGCGGCGGCTCGCTCGTCAACGGCGGCATGGCCGTCACGCCGAGGCGGGAGAACTTCGGCGCGATCCTCCCGACGGTCAACGCCGACGAGATGTACGGCACCTACTACCCGCGCGCCAACGCCGGGCTCGGCGTCGGGCTCGTCGACCCCGGCTGGTTCGACACCGCCGAGTGCTACCAGTACGCGCGGGTCGGCCGGAAGCAGGCGCAGCGGTCCGGGTTCCCGTTCGTCTTCGTCCCGGACGTCTACGACTGGAACTACATGCAGCAGGAGCAGGCCAACACGGTGCCGCGGTCGGCGCTGGCCGGGGAAATCCTGTACGGCAACAACTACGGCAAGAAGTCCCTGCAGAAGACCTACCTCCCGCTGATCAAGGCGACCGGCCGCGTCACCATCTCCCCGCTGCACCGGGTGACGTCGGTGACGCCCGCGTCCGGCGGCGGCTACACGGTCGTCATGGAGCAGCTCAACACCACGGGCGCGGTGACGGCGACGAAGTCCGTCACGGCGGACAAGGTGTTCTTCGCCGCGGGCAGCGTCGGCACGAGCAAGCTGCTGGTGAAGCTGAAGGCCACCGGCGCGCTGCCCAACCTGAACGGTGAGGTCGGCAAGAACTGGGGTGACAACGGGAACGTGATGGTCGGGCGGGCCAACCAGATCTGGGACCCGACCGGCAGCCTCCAGTCGTCCATCCCGTGCGGCGGCATCGACAACTGGGCGGCCGGCGGCGCGTTCGCGGAGGTCGCGCCGCTGCCGACCGGGATCGAGACGTGGGCGTCGTTCTACCTGTCCATCACGAAGAACCCGAACCGGGCCCAGTTCTCGTGGAACCCGGCGACGCAGAACGTGGACCTCAACTGGCAGACGGCGTGGAAGCAGCCGTCGATCGACATGGCGAAGTCCATCTTCGACAAGATCAACGCGAAGGAGGGGACGATCTACCGCACCGACCTCTTCGGCGTGTACAAGATCTGGGGCGACCACCTGACGTACCACCCGCTCGGCGGCGCGGTGCTCGGCAAGGCGACCGACAACTACGGCCGGCTGGCCGGGTACCAGGGCCTGTACGCGATCGACGGGTCTCTGATCCCGGGCAACACGAGCGTGAACCCGTTCGTGACGATCACGGCCCTGGCCGAGCGCAACATCGAAAAGATCATCGCCACCGACTTCTAGAGTCTGCCGCGGCTGTCGTGAGTGTTTAGGGCGGTTCTAACCGCCCTAAACACTCACGACCGGTGGGAGGGCAGGACGCAGACGGTGTCCAGGCCCAAGACGTGGTTCAGGCGGCCGAACGCCAGCCACGCGCCGAGGCTCATGCTCAGCTCGACGATCTCCTGCTGCGTGTACTGCGACGACATCCGCTTCCAGAAGTCCTCGTCCAGGTTGTGGTGGTCGGTCGCGTACCGCTCGGCGTACTCGGCGGCCAGGCGCGTGCGCTCGTCGAAGAGTTCCGTGGTGCGCCACTCCGACACGGCGTCCGCGAACTCCGGCTCGACCTTCACGCCGTCGCGCTCGGTGCGCCAGTCCAGGCAGAAGATGCACCCGTTGATCTGCGCGATCCGCAGCCGCGCGGCTTCGAACTCCCGCAGGCCGAGCGTCGTGTGCGCGTAGACCGCCAGCGAGAACTGCGACGCGGCGATCCCGATGCCGGGCACCATTTCGCCCCACACGTACCCGATCGGGTCCTTGCCCTCGGGGATGTCGATGTTCACGAGCGCCTCCTTCCGAGCTTGCCGGCTGCCGGGCGCAGCGGGACGTCGAGTGCGTCGTACAGGCCGGGTTCCGCCTCGGCCAGCCAGTCGATCGCGCCGACGAGCCGGCCGACGGCGGTCGCGTTGCCGCCCGCCGACCGGTTTTCGCCCTCGTCGCTCGCCTCGATCGTGACCTCGATGCGCGGCCGGCCTTCGATGATCACGCGGTGGGCGCCGTCGCCGCTGGGCGGCGTCGGCCAGTCCGGCGCGCACGACGGGTGGATGCGCGTGACGTGCTCGATGACGATCCGCGGCTCGCCGTCGACGATGCCCTGCACCTCGAACCGCACCGCGCCCTGCGTGCCCTTTTCGAACTCGCCCATCGTCCGCGTCGTCACGGTTTCCTCGAGCGGCCGCCGGTCGAGCGTCTCGCGGAGTTCGTCCACTTCGACGCCGAGGCCGCGCGCGATCAGCCGGACCTGCCCGCCCCAGACCATGGACGGGACGCCGGTCATGAGCATCGGCGGGTCGTAGTCCATCGGCTGGCCCATGCCGACGAGGTACCGCACGGAGTCGGGCTGCTCGTAGGTCGAGTAGTCGAAGATCTCCTGGCAGCGGAGGACGTCGACGTCCGTGCCGAGCCCGCTGATCAGCAGCGGCAGCACGTCGTTGCCCCAGCCGGGGTCGACGCCGGAGACGAACAGCGAGCCGCCGCCCTCCTTGATCGCCGCCAGCACCGGGTCGCGCAGTTCCGGGGGCGCGTTGCGCTGGTCGTAGAGCGGGTAGAGGGCCGGTGTCACGACGACCGCGCCCGTCCCGACCGCGCGGACGATGTCGGCGAGCGCGTCGTCGAACCGGACGTCACCCGAAGCGGCGTAAACGATCGCGCGCGGGCTCGCCGCCAGCATGGCGTCGACGTCGTCGGTGGCGGCGACGCCCAGATCGCCGATGCCCGCCAATGCGCCCGCGTCCTTGCCGACCTTCGCCGGGTCGTGGACGAGCACCGCGGAGAGCTCCAGCGCCGGATGGGCGTCGACGGCCCGGATTGCCGCACGGCCGACGTTGCCCGTGCCCCACACCACTGTGGCGATCATCTGCCCGAGTTTTCGCGGTCGGCCCGGGTCCCGGAAGCGATTCGTTCCGGCCAGCGGACCGCGCGGACGCGGGTAGCATGCAGTGCGTCCGAACGTCGTATCGGAGGGCCCCGCGATGTCGATCGATCCGAAACCCCGCAGCCGCACGGTGACCGACGGGATCGAGGCCGCGCCCGCCCGCGGCATGCTCCGCGCCGTCGGGATGGGGGACGGCGACTGGCGCAAGCCGATCATCGGCGTCGCCAGTTCGTGGAACGAGATCACGCCGTGCAACCTGTCGCTGGACCGGCTGGCGCAGGCGGCCAAGGAGGGCGTGCACGCGGGCGGTGGCTACCCGCTGCAGTTCGGCACGATCTCGGTGTCCGACGGCATCTCCATGGGCCACGACGGGATGCACTTCTCGCTCGTCTCCCGCGAGGTCATCGCCGACTCCGTCGAGACGGTCATGCAGGCCGAGCGGCTCGACGGCTCGATCCTGCTGGCCGGCTGCGACAAGTCGCTGCCGGGCATGCTCATGGCGGCCGCGCGGCTCGACCTGGCGTCGGTGTTCCTCTACGCCGGGACCATCGCCCCCGGCTGGGTGAAGCTCACCGACGGCACCGAGAAGGACGTCACGCTGATCGACGCCTTCGAGGCCGTCGGCGCGTGCCGGGCCGGCCGGCTCAAGACCGATGACCTCGACCGGATCGAACGCGCCATCTGCCCGGGTGAAGGCGCCTGCGGCGGCATGTACACGGCGAACACGATGGCGTCGGCGGCCGAGGCGATGGGGATGAGCATGCCGGGGTCGGCCGCGCCGCCGTCCGCGGACCGCCGCCGCGACCACTACGCGCACCTTTCGGGGGAAGCCGTGGTCGGGCTGCTCGAAAAGGGCATCACCGCGCGCGACATCCTCACGCGGGAGGCGTTCGAGAACGCGATCACCGTCATCATGGCTCTCG
This genomic window from Amycolatopsis mongoliensis contains:
- a CDS encoding TetR/AcrR family transcriptional regulator; amino-acid sequence: MRADAEQNRERILEVARTALKASSAATLQSIAKAAGVGQGTLYRHFPSREALLLAVYRHDVGELIDAAPSLLAEHPPAEALRRWFERLAAYGRIKHGVGEAVEAATRADLSSEYYEPVCAAITLLLDAGKRAGTLRPDVDAEEILQLVGFLWRSDFGADREARTAHLLTLVMDGLKAQ
- a CDS encoding RNA-binding S4 domain-containing protein, producing the protein MESTRVDRWLWAVRLTKTRPDAAAACRGGHVRVNDKPAKPATTVVPGDEVRLRIGGTTRILDVVRVIQKRVGAPDAATCFVDRTPKPPPETAIPVARRDRGAGRPTKRERRVLDAFRQQEL
- a CDS encoding GMC oxidoreductase — its product is MAATAVGGRAAAATSSATIADAARVPALVIGSGYGGSVAALRLAQAGIDVQLVEMGMAWDTPGSDGKIFANTTSPDQRSFWLRTRTKQPLSNFLGFPIDKDIPKYTGILDAEEFGGIIVYQGRGVGGGSLVNGGMAVTPRRENFGAILPTVNADEMYGTYYPRANAGLGVGLVDPGWFDTAECYQYARVGRKQAQRSGFPFVFVPDVYDWNYMQQEQANTVPRSALAGEILYGNNYGKKSLQKTYLPLIKATGRVTISPLHRVTSVTPASGGGYTVVMEQLNTTGAVTATKSVTADKVFFAAGSVGTSKLLVKLKATGALPNLNGEVGKNWGDNGNVMVGRANQIWDPTGSLQSSIPCGGIDNWAAGGAFAEVAPLPTGIETWASFYLSITKNPNRAQFSWNPATQNVDLNWQTAWKQPSIDMAKSIFDKINAKEGTIYRTDLFGVYKIWGDHLTYHPLGGAVLGKATDNYGRLAGYQGLYAIDGSLIPGNTSVNPFVTITALAERNIEKIIATDF
- a CDS encoding carboxymuconolactone decarboxylase family protein — translated: MNIDIPEGKDPIGYVWGEMVPGIGIAASQFSLAVYAHTTLGLREFEAARLRIAQINGCIFCLDWRTERDGVKVEPEFADAVSEWRTTELFDERTRLAAEYAERYATDHHNLDEDFWKRMSSQYTQQEIVELSMSLGAWLAFGRLNHVLGLDTVCVLPSHRS
- a CDS encoding NAD(P)H-dependent amine dehydrogenase family protein — its product is MIATVVWGTGNVGRAAIRAVDAHPALELSAVLVHDPAKVGKDAGALAGIGDLGVAATDDVDAMLAASPRAIVYAASGDVRFDDALADIVRAVGTGAVVVTPALYPLYDQRNAPPELRDPVLAAIKEGGGSLFVSGVDPGWGNDVLPLLISGLGTDVDVLRCQEIFDYSTYEQPDSVRYLVGMGQPMDYDPPMLMTGVPSMVWGGQVRLIARGLGVEVDELRETLDRRPLEETVTTRTMGEFEKGTQGAVRFEVQGIVDGEPRIVIEHVTRIHPSCAPDWPTPPSGDGAHRVIIEGRPRIEVTIEASDEGENRSAGGNATAVGRLVGAIDWLAEAEPGLYDALDVPLRPAAGKLGRRRS